CGGCCACAGGCAACAGGGTTATGGATCAACTCTCCCTTGAACAGCGAATTGAACGCCTCGGCCATCGCGTTATCGTAGGAATCTCCGCGCGAACCGACCGAGGCGACCACTGCCGCTTCCGCCAAGCGCTCGGTATAACGAATCGCTCGATATTGAACTCCGCGATCGGAATGATGAACAAGCCCGGTCACATCTTGTCCGGCCCGTTTCCTGGCCCAGATCCCCATCTCCAACGCGTCGAGTGCAAGATTCGTGTGCAACGAGGTCGACACCTGCCAGCCCACAACCATTCTCGAGAACACATCGATGACGAACGCGGCATACACCCATCCCGAAAACGTCCGGATATAGGTGGTGTCCGCCACCCAGAGCCGGTTCGGCTGATCGGCAGCGAAGCGGCGGTCGACCAGGTCCGCCGGCGAAGGTGAGGCAGCAGCGATGGTGGTCCTGGGCCGCCTGCCTCGCCGTAGTCCCTGCAACCCCTTCTGGCGCATCAGCCGCTCGACCGTGCAGCGAGCCACGCCGATTCCCTCACGGTTGAGCTGAGCATGGACTTTCCGCGCTCCGTAGACGCCGTAATTCCCGCGAAACACGCGCTCGATCTCGACGAGCAGTTCCGCGTCCCGCACGGCACGTTTCGACGGTATGCGCTTCTTGGCTGCCCAGAAACTTCTCGGGGCGATCCGCACATCCGCATCGTTCAAGACTGCGCAGATCGACTCGACCCCGAGCTTCTTCCCCTCGACAACCCGCTCGCGGTGGTCGTCGATATAGTCGATGACCACCGCGAGCGGAACCTCCCGCCGAGGTGTGGAATCGTCAGGAGTTACTTGATTTTGCGGTCGAGCTCCGCGGCGGCGAAAAACGCCGAGGCCGTCTTCAGGATCTCATTCGCCCGCCGCAGCTCACGCACCTCGCGTTCCAGCTCGGCGATCCGCGCGGCATCATCGCTGGTGCGGCCGGGTGCCGTGCCGGCGTCGATCTCGGCGCGCTTGACCCAGGTCCGCAACGCCTCCGGGTGCACGTCCAACTGGCCCGCGACACGGCGGATCGCCACCATCCGCTGCCCCTCGGCCGCGATCGCGTCCAACGCCATCCGCGTCGCCCGCTCACGCAGCTCGTCGCTGTACTTCTTCGGTGCCGGCATGCTCTGCATCCTCCCTGGGATCAGAGCCTGCACAGAACCCGGGGCGCATCATGGCGGGGCTCGGCAAGGCATCAGCCACGACGGAGATCGAGAATCTCTACTGGGATGCATTGGCTGAGCTGGGTATCACGAGACCTGATCGGCGGGAGGCGGTTCGGTGGTGGTTGGGTGAACTGGCCGAGGAGCTAGTTCAGGGCAGGCTCTCGGTTGCTGGGCTCGCGCGCAAGATCGTGCCTGGTGAAGAGTGGATGACTGGGGATGAGTACCGCTTCGCGTATCTGAGCTACTACTGGCAGGACATGGTGGATCTGGCCTCGGCTCCGCAGGTCCGCGCCGCTGAGATCGACTTGCTCGACGCGGCCAGGGCGATCCTGCCGCAGCCCTCGATATGAGCGCGTGTGCTTTCCGGCAACCACCGGCGTCAGGTTGGCGAGTTCGTCGCCGCCAACGAACTCGGACTCGCCCTCGAGATCCTCGCTGACTTGCTGCGCGAGGGCGAGTAGCCGGTCTCGGCGACGTGCGCTCTGACGGCATTACCAACTCGGCAACGCTCCATCATCGGCATGACCGGACGTGAGTGCTCGATCAGCGGCATGAGCGCGCGTTCGGGTCGACGCGATAACCGGTGGACCGGCACGTGCGACCCGCCTAGCCTTCCGTCGAACCGTATGGCCTTCCGTCCGAAGAGGTGCATTTCATGAATGTCCGGGTAGCCCGGCCGTCGACCGCCGACCCAGTGCTGGCCACTGTGAACTACCCCTTGGACGTAAGGAATCCCCGAAGTGGATCTACCCCGTAGCTTCACCATCCGCGAGAGCAGCCACCGCATCCACAACCCGCTCACCAGCCAGAAACTGGCCGTCCTGGGCGAGGCGCTGAACCCACCACCCGGCACTCGGATACTCGACCTGGCCTGTGGCTCGGGCGAGCTGCTGTGCACCTGGGCCCGCGATCACCGCATCACCGGAACCGGCGTGGACATCAGCACCGTGTTCCTGGCCACGGCCCGGGCCCGAGCGATCGAACTGGAGGTCGCCGGACAGGTCACCTTCACCCATGGTGACGCGTCGACCCACGTTGCCGACGACCCGGTCGACATCGGGGCGTGCGTCGGTGCGAGCTGGATCGGAGGTGGCGTTGCCGGCACCGTGGACCTGCTCCGACGCAGCCTGCGCCCCGGCGGCATGATGCTGATCGGCGAACCGTACTGGCGTAGGGAACCCCCGGACCAGGCCACCGTCGAGGGCTGTCACGCCACCAGTGAAGACGACTTCCGCGTCCTCCCGGAATTGCTGGAACAGTTCGGGGAGCTGGGTTGTGACGTCGTGGAGATGGTCTTGGCCGACCAGGACAGCTGGGACCGCTACGTCGCGGCTCAGTGGCTCAACACCCGCCGCTGGCTGGACGCACATCCCGTCGACGAGCTGGCCGGGCAGATGCGCGCGGAACTCACTGCCGCTCCGGTACGCCACGTCCGATACCAACGCGAATACCTCGGCTGGGGCATCTTCGCTCTGATGAACCGCTGACACCAGCGGCCGAGTGA
This genomic window from Amycolatopsis mongoliensis contains:
- a CDS encoding IS3 family transposase (programmed frameshift), yielding MPAPKKYSDELRERATRMALDAIAAEGQRMVAIRRVAGQLDVHPEALRTWVKRAEIDAGTAPGRTSDDAARIAELEREVRELRRANEILKTASAFFAAGGARPQNQVTPDDSTPRREVPLAVVIDYIDDHRERVVEGKKLGVESICAVLNDADVRIAPRSFWAAKKRIPSKRAVRDAELLVEIERVFRGNYGVYGARKVHAQLNREGIGVARCTVERLMRQKGLQGLRRGRRPRTTIAAASPSPADLVDRRFAADQPNRLWVADTTYIRTFSGWVYAAFVIDVFSRMVVGWQVSTSLHTNLALDALEMGIWARKRAGQDVTGLVHHSDRGVQYRAIRYTERLAEAAVVASVGSRGDSYDNAMAEAFNSLFKGELIHNPVACGRGWQSVRDVEIAVAEYVDWYNHRRVHGELGQRTPAQAEASHQVSRYDQCFEPARAR
- a CDS encoding SAM-dependent methyltransferase, whose translation is MDLPRSFTIRESSHRIHNPLTSQKLAVLGEALNPPPGTRILDLACGSGELLCTWARDHRITGTGVDISTVFLATARARAIELEVAGQVTFTHGDASTHVADDPVDIGACVGASWIGGGVAGTVDLLRRSLRPGGMMLIGEPYWRREPPDQATVEGCHATSEDDFRVLPELLEQFGELGCDVVEMVLADQDSWDRYVAAQWLNTRRWLDAHPVDELAGQMRAELTAAPVRHVRYQREYLGWGIFALMNR